From a single Mycolicibacterium moriokaense genomic region:
- a CDS encoding ArsR/SmtB family transcription factor codes for MDEVFRALADPNRRLLLDSLNTRNGQTLRELCAGLSMARQSVSKHLAVLESANLITTVWRGREKMHYLNAEPINAIADRWINQYDRARVQALADLKIALETEPMSSSPEFVYTTYIRTTPERLWQAITDPAFSHRYMGHAIASDWQKGSTYVWEDRELRIEHPEQVILEVDPYRRLAFTFHTFVPELTELGLDEDVIAKAAAERRSKVSFDIEPVDDGQVKLTVIHDDFPPESTVRELISGGWPWKLANLKSGLEEDAR; via the coding sequence ATGGACGAGGTATTCAGGGCGCTGGCGGATCCAAACCGGCGTCTGCTGCTCGACAGCCTCAACACCCGCAACGGTCAGACCCTGCGCGAGTTGTGCGCGGGTCTGTCCATGGCGCGGCAGTCGGTCAGCAAGCATCTGGCGGTGCTCGAATCGGCGAACCTCATCACGACGGTGTGGCGGGGCAGGGAGAAGATGCACTACCTCAACGCCGAACCGATCAACGCCATCGCCGACCGCTGGATCAACCAGTACGACCGTGCGCGTGTACAGGCACTCGCCGATCTCAAAATCGCATTGGAGACCGAACCGATGAGCAGTAGCCCCGAATTCGTCTACACCACCTACATTCGGACCACCCCGGAAAGACTTTGGCAGGCGATCACCGATCCGGCGTTCTCGCACCGCTATATGGGCCACGCAATAGCGTCCGACTGGCAGAAAGGCTCGACCTACGTCTGGGAGGACCGAGAGCTGCGGATCGAGCACCCGGAACAGGTGATTCTCGAAGTCGATCCCTATCGCAGGCTTGCCTTTACCTTTCACACGTTCGTCCCAGAGCTGACCGAGCTCGGTCTCGACGAGGACGTGATCGCCAAAGCGGCCGCGGAGCGGCGCTCGAAGGTGTCGTTCGACATAGAACCAGTGGACGACGGCCAGGTGAAGCTCACCGTCATCCATGACGACTTCCCGCCGGAAAGCACTGTGCGCGAGCTAATCTCCGGTGGCTGGCCATGGAAGCTGGCCAACCTCAAGAGCGGACTGGAGGAGGACGCGCGATGA
- a CDS encoding HNH endonuclease signature motif containing protein, whose protein sequence is MLAIAPKERLEVLFDELAELSGQRNAIDARIVEIAAEIENDRLRGITGARSLAALMAWKTGTSPTNAKTIATIAGRLAQFPRCVAGMREGRLSLDQVGVIAARAADGSDDHYAPLAAVATVTQLRTAVRLEPRPEPSPWAPQPSITKTSDDNLTCWRIRLAHPEAAMFDAALKSHHDALIAQYKRDHNLDDTDDNPADHDPHKKASPLRPPFPTTLDAFLQLIQTGWDADVTRRPHGQHTTVLVHLDVKERLGSLHLGPLLTDAERQYLTCDATAEVWFHRDGNVIGAGRTTRLINRRLRRALEFRHPTCAVPGCGATRGLHAHHLRHWEDGGLTEMNNLVLVCPYHHRMHHRGEITITGPPERLTVTDDTGQILSPASLARPPTTPPPNVPPCPGPLGERAQWWWYNPFEPQPPNNN, encoded by the coding sequence ATGTTGGCGATCGCACCGAAAGAGCGTCTTGAGGTGTTGTTCGACGAGTTGGCGGAGTTAAGCGGTCAACGCAACGCCATCGATGCGCGCATCGTGGAGATCGCCGCCGAGATCGAAAACGACCGGCTCAGGGGGATCACCGGCGCACGGTCGCTGGCGGCGCTGATGGCCTGGAAGACCGGCACCTCCCCGACCAACGCCAAAACCATCGCCACCATAGCCGGCCGACTCGCCCAGTTCCCCCGCTGTGTGGCCGGGATGCGCGAAGGCCGGCTCTCACTGGATCAGGTCGGCGTCATCGCCGCACGCGCCGCCGACGGCTCCGATGACCACTACGCCCCACTGGCCGCCGTGGCCACCGTCACCCAACTGCGCACCGCGGTACGACTGGAACCACGCCCGGAACCCAGCCCCTGGGCCCCCCAACCCTCGATCACCAAAACCAGCGACGACAACCTCACTTGTTGGCGCATCCGACTCGCCCACCCCGAAGCCGCAATGTTCGACGCCGCGCTGAAATCCCATCACGACGCGCTGATCGCCCAATACAAACGCGACCACAATCTCGACGACACCGACGACAATCCCGCCGACCACGACCCCCACAAAAAGGCTTCCCCGCTGCGGCCGCCGTTTCCGACCACCCTGGACGCGTTCCTGCAACTGATCCAGACCGGCTGGGACGCCGACGTCACGCGCCGACCCCACGGCCAACACACCACCGTCCTCGTGCACCTCGACGTCAAAGAACGCCTCGGCTCACTGCACTTGGGGCCGCTGCTGACCGACGCCGAACGCCAATACCTCACCTGTGACGCCACCGCCGAAGTCTGGTTCCACCGGGACGGCAACGTCATCGGCGCCGGGCGCACCACCCGGCTGATCAACCGCCGACTGCGCCGCGCCCTGGAATTCCGCCACCCCACCTGCGCCGTGCCCGGATGCGGCGCCACCCGCGGCCTGCACGCCCACCACCTACGGCACTGGGAAGACGGCGGCCTCACCGAAATGAACAACCTCGTCCTGGTGTGCCCGTATCACCACCGCATGCATCACCGTGGCGAGATCACCATCACCGGACCCCCCGAGCGCCTCACCGTCACCGACGACACCGGCCAAATACTGAGCCCCGCATCACTAGCCCGACCACCCACCACACCCCCACCCAACGTCCCACCCTGCCCCGGTCCCCTCGGCGAACGCGCCCAATGGTGGTGGTACAACCCCTTCGAACCCCAACCACCCAACAACAACTAG
- a CDS encoding MBL fold metallo-hydrolase gives MTIELSALTQVREDLYQTRTDSPFPGLTTHSYLWRRPAGNVLFYSPAGDADFDAIDELGGVSAQYLSHLDEAGPNLARIAERFGRQLHAPAAELESIAKHGRVDVVVDAVRHVDDNDVEALPTPGHSPGSTCYLVTGVSGERYLFTGDTVFPTGDGTWSTFVVPGRGDAAAMRESIELLGTVAPNLVISSAFGGSSAIEEVDAARWSEMLEHALASVPS, from the coding sequence ATGACCATTGAATTGTCCGCTTTGACCCAGGTCCGCGAGGACCTCTATCAGACTCGCACCGACTCGCCGTTTCCCGGCCTGACGACGCACTCCTACTTGTGGCGACGGCCTGCCGGCAATGTGCTGTTCTACAGTCCAGCTGGAGATGCAGACTTCGATGCGATCGACGAATTGGGCGGTGTCAGCGCTCAGTACCTGTCGCATCTCGACGAGGCGGGCCCGAACCTGGCCCGGATCGCCGAGCGGTTCGGCCGTCAGTTGCATGCTCCCGCAGCCGAACTGGAGTCGATCGCCAAGCATGGTCGTGTCGACGTAGTGGTAGATGCCGTCAGACACGTCGACGACAATGATGTCGAAGCGCTTCCCACGCCTGGCCATTCGCCGGGAAGCACCTGCTACCTCGTGACGGGTGTGAGTGGCGAACGGTATCTGTTCACCGGCGACACCGTCTTCCCTACCGGCGACGGCACCTGGTCGACGTTCGTGGTGCCGGGCCGGGGCGACGCCGCGGCGATGCGAGAGAGCATCGAGTTACTGGGCACGGTCGCGCCCAACCTGGTTATCTCCAGCGCGTTTGGCGGCTCGTCGGCGATCGAGGAGGTCGACGCTGCGCGGTGGTCAGAGATGCTCGAGCACGCGTTGGCTAGCGTGCCGTCCTAG
- a CDS encoding alpha/beta hydrolase family protein: MPRYVDTVEYAPGRNADVFGELKGGGVLMWHGAQTDARASMRPLASRLVELGHGVVVPDWNSQADDRGRADLLRSLQFAREASAEPDAMVLVGWSMGGLAAAGVTLHAARLDTRLKHTVCLAGAFMVTDPVFGEPLVADSGVRVPFTLLHGVDDDVIPVAASREFAAMLRQHDWPVSLAELPADHATIAGASYDAVAGRYSAADDPDALKIADEVAARIAAVA, encoded by the coding sequence ATGCCTCGATACGTGGATACCGTCGAATACGCGCCTGGCCGCAACGCCGATGTCTTCGGAGAGCTGAAGGGAGGCGGTGTCCTGATGTGGCACGGCGCCCAGACCGATGCCCGAGCCAGCATGCGGCCGTTGGCTTCGCGGTTGGTCGAGTTGGGGCACGGCGTCGTGGTCCCCGACTGGAACTCGCAGGCCGACGACCGCGGGCGGGCGGATTTGTTGAGGTCGTTGCAGTTCGCCCGAGAGGCCAGCGCTGAACCGGACGCCATGGTGCTCGTCGGCTGGTCAATGGGTGGACTTGCTGCGGCAGGCGTGACCCTTCATGCCGCGCGGCTTGATACGAGGTTGAAGCACACCGTCTGTCTGGCAGGGGCGTTCATGGTCACCGACCCCGTCTTCGGCGAACCGCTGGTGGCGGACTCCGGCGTTCGTGTGCCGTTCACGCTGCTGCACGGTGTGGACGACGACGTCATCCCGGTCGCGGCGAGTCGGGAATTTGCCGCGATGCTTCGGCAGCACGATTGGCCGGTATCGCTTGCCGAGCTGCCTGCCGACCACGCGACGATCGCAGGGGCGTCATATGACGCGGTGGCCGGGCGTTATTCGGCGGCTGACGACCCGGATGCGCTCAAGATCGCCGACGAGGTGGCGGCTCGGATTGCGGCTGTGGCTTGA
- a CDS encoding DUF899 domain-containing protein, with product MKTPPIVSAGEWDQALMGMLVKEKEVQRARDALAAQRRRMPWMRVDKDYVFDGPDGKLSLPDLFDGRRQLIVYRAFIEPGTGDWPEHGCTGCSLMADHVPNLAHLNARDTTFVYVSRAAQSDLARMKEKMGWRHPWFTITDTFDEDFGVEDWHGTNAFIRDDEERIYRTYMINGRGDEIFVNTWNLLDMTALGRQEDWEDSPEGYPQTPPYEWWSWNDTYAQHTPWRWFGDPDPDDPNDQRPPRKDDATHGACC from the coding sequence ATGAAGACGCCACCGATCGTATCCGCCGGGGAGTGGGACCAAGCTCTCATGGGCATGCTCGTCAAGGAGAAGGAGGTTCAACGAGCCCGCGACGCGTTAGCCGCCCAGCGCCGACGGATGCCATGGATGCGTGTCGACAAGGACTACGTATTCGACGGTCCTGACGGGAAACTGAGTCTGCCAGATCTTTTCGATGGCCGACGCCAACTGATCGTGTACCGTGCGTTCATCGAACCCGGCACCGGTGACTGGCCCGAACATGGTTGTACCGGTTGCTCTTTGATGGCCGATCACGTGCCAAACCTGGCTCATCTCAACGCGCGCGACACCACGTTTGTCTACGTATCGCGTGCAGCCCAATCCGATCTTGCTCGAATGAAAGAGAAGATGGGCTGGCGGCACCCGTGGTTCACCATCACCGACACGTTCGACGAGGACTTCGGCGTCGAAGACTGGCACGGGACCAACGCGTTCATCCGCGACGACGAGGAGCGCATCTACCGGACTTACATGATCAACGGGCGCGGTGATGAGATATTCGTCAACACCTGGAACCTGCTCGACATGACTGCGCTTGGGCGACAGGAAGATTGGGAGGACTCACCGGAGGGTTACCCGCAGACCCCGCCCTACGAATGGTGGTCTTGGAACGACACGTACGCGCAGCACACCCCGTGGCGATGGTTCGGCGACCCCGACCCCGACGACCCGAACGACCAACGGCCACCACGTAAGGACGACGCCACCCACGGCGCGTGCTGCTAG